CCATTTTGGCGATGAATTTGTTTGGATCACTATCTTCTAAGTATAAGTTTTCCTGTGGAAGAGTTTCCAGAATATTTAAGTATTCTTCTTCTGTAAGGAAATCTAATTTTTGTAACGCTTCTCCATCTTCATTCTTTGCGATACCTGGTTGTATAACTACATACCTTTCATAGTATATAATCATATCTAACTTCTTAGATGGCAATCCAAGAAGGTAACCTATTTTGTTTGGTAAAGAACGGAAGTACCAAATGTGAGCTACAGGAACAACTAAATTAATGTGTCCTACACGATCACGACGTACTTTCTTTTCTGTAACCTCTACACCACAACGGTCACAAACAATACCTTTGTAGCGTATTCTTTTATATTTTCCACAAGCACATTCGTAATCCTTCACAGGACCAAAGATACGCTCGCAAAAAAGACCGTCTCGCTCTGGTTTGTGCGTACGGTAGTTTATAGTTTCTGGTTTTAACACCTCACCACGCGACTCTGCCAAAATCGCTTCTGGAGAAGCTAAACCAATAGAGATTTTATTAAATCTCTTTACTGTATTCTGTTCATTATTTCTTGCCATAATGCTAAAAATATACTTTGTTATTTTAAGTTGAGACGACCATCACGTCTCTATCATTCGAAGGTTTATAATATTCCCGCTTTCGCGGGAATTATAAATTATTCTTCGAGTCGAATATCAAGTCCTAATCCTTTTAATTCGTGCATTAACACGTTAAAAGATTCTCGCAATCCTGGTTCTGGCATTGGCTCACCTTTTACTATACTTTCGTAAGTTTTTGCTCTACCAATAACATCATCAGATTTTACTGTAAGGATCTCACGAAGAGTGCTAGATGCACCATATGCTTCAAGAGCCCAAACCTCCATCTCACCAAAACGCTGACCACCAAATTGTGCTTTACCACCTAATGGTTGTTGTGTAATTAATGAGTAAGGACCTATAGAACGAGCGTGCATCTTATCATCTACCATGTGACCTAACTTCAACATATAGATAACACCTACTGTTGCTGGTTGATCAAAACGGTCTCCTGTACCACCATCATATAAATGTGTATGGCCAAAACGAGGAATACCTGCTTCGTCTGTTAATTCATTTATTTGGTCTAAAGTTGCACCGTCAAAAATTGGAGTAGCAAACTTGCGTCCTAATTTTTGTCCTGCCCAACCAAGAACTGTTTCGTAAATTTGCCCGATGTTCATACGAGATGGTACACCAAGTGGGTTAAGTACGATATCTACTGGCGTTCCGTCTTCTAAGAAAGGCATATCTTCTTCACGTACAATACGTGCTACAATACCTTTGTTACCGTGACGACCTGCCATTTTATCACCAACCTTAAGCTTACGCTTTTTAGCAATATAAATTTTTGCTAACTTGATAATACCTGCTGGCAACTCATCTCCTACAGAAATAGTAAATTTCTCACGTCTTAAGTTACCTTGTAAGTCGTTTTCCTTAATCTTATAATTATGGATTAAGTCTGCAACCATACTATTTAACTCATCATCTGTAGTCCACGTACCTTGAGTAAGGTGAGTATAATCTTCAACAGAGTTAAGCATTTTTAAAGTATACTTCTTACCTTTTGGTAAAATGTCTTCCCCTAAATCATTCTTAACACCTTGTGCTGTTTTTCCACCTATTAGGTTAAATAACTTTTCAACTAAAACAGCTTTAAGGTCATCAAATTTAGCGTCATACTCAACTTCAAGTCTTGCTATATCTTCTTTATCTTGTGCTCTCTTACGCTTATCTTTAATTGCTCTTTCAAACAATTTCTTATCTATTACAACACCGTTAAGAGATGGCGATGCTTTTAAAGATGCATCTTTTACATCTCCTGCTTTATCACCAAATATTGCGCGAAGTAATTTTTCTTCTGGAGTTGGATCACTTTCTCCTTTTGGAGTAATTTTTCCAATTAATATATCTCCAGGCTTAACCTCTGCACCAATACGAATCATACCATATTCATCAAGGTCTTTAGTAGCCTCTTCTGAAACGTTTGGTATGTCATTAGTTAATTCTTCATTACCTAATTTTGTATCTCTAACATCTAAAGAATATTCATCTACGTGAATAGATGTAAATATATCTTCACGTACTACTTTTTCTGAAATTACAATTGCATCCTCAAAGTTATACCCTTTCCAAGGCATAAAGGCTACTTTCATATTTCTACCTAAAGCAAGTTCTCCAGCTTCTGTTGCATATCCTTGACAAAGTACTTGTCCTCTTTCAACACGGTCACCAACTTTTACAATTGGCTTAAGGTTGATAGATGTACCTTGGTTAGTTTTACGGAATTTAATTAAGTTGTAAGATTTTGAATCACTATCAAAACTAACTTGACGTTCTTCTTCTGATCTATCATACTTAATAGTTACCATATTAGCATCAACATACTCTACAGTACCTGCACCTTCTGCATTAATAAGCACTCTAGAATCTGATGCTACCTGACGCTCAAGACCTGTACCTACAATTGGAGAATCTACTCTTAATAATGGTACTGCTTGACGCATCATGTTAGATCCCATCAAGGCACGGTTTGCATCATCATGTTCTAGGAACGGAATAAGAGATGCAGAAATAGATGATATCTGGTTTGGAGCAACATCTATATAATTTACGTTCTTAGGATCTTCCACTGGGAAATCTCCTTCAAGACGAGCAATTACACGTTCTGCCTCAATATTACCTTTATCGTCTAATGGAATGTTTGCTTGTGCAATTTTCATTCCTTCCTCTTCTTCTGCAGAAAGGTAAATTGGTGATTCATCTAAATTAATTTTACCATCATCTACTTTTCTGTATGGCGTTTCAATAAATCCTAAAGCATTTACTTTAGCATATACAGACAAAGAAGAAATAAGACCAATGTTAGGTCCTTCTGGTGTTTCAATAGGACAAAGTCTTCCATAGTGTGTGTAGTGTACATCTCGAACTTCGAAACCTGCACGCTCACGAGAAAGACCACCAGGTCCAAGAGCTGAAAGACGACGCTTGTGCGTTATCTCTGCTAGTGGATTGGTTTGATCCATAAATTGAGAAAGTTGGTTTGTACCAAAGAAAGAATTAATTACAGACGATAAAGTCTTTGCATTAATCAAATCTATAGGAGTAAAGACCTCGTTATCACGAACGTTCATACGCTCACGAATAGTACGAGCCATACGTGCAAGACCAACACCAAATTGTTGTGATAATTGCTCACCTACTGTACGTACACGACGGTTAGATAAGTGATCAATATCATCAATCTCAGCTTTTGAGTTAATTAACTCAATTAAATATTTTATGATTGTAATAATATCCTCTTTGGTAAGCACTTGCTTATCCATAGCGATATCTAAACCAAGTTTTTTGTTCATTCTATAACGACCTACCTCACCTAAGTTGTAGCGTTGGTCACTAAAGAATAGCTTATCTATAATACCACGTGCAGTTTCCTCATCTGGCGGCTCTGCATTACGTAATTGACGATAGATATGCTCAACAGCTTCTTTTTCAGAGTTTGTTGGATCTTTTTGTAGTGTATTATGAATAATTGCATAATCACCAGTACTATTGTCTTCTTTATGTAAAAGAATAGTTTTAGTACCAGTCTCAAGAATTTCTTCTATGTGCTCTTTTTCTAATTCTGTATCACGGTCTAATACAATTTCGTTTCTTTCAATTGAAACAACTTCACCAGTATCTTCATC
This region of Croceibacter atlanticus HTCC2559 genomic DNA includes:
- the rpoB gene encoding DNA-directed RNA polymerase subunit beta: MLATQTERLNFSNVKNRPDYPDFLDIQIQSFQDFFQLETKSDEREAEGLYKTFMENFPITDTRNQFVLEFLDYFVDPPRYSIQECIERGLTYSVPLKARLKLYCTDPEHEDFETIVQDVYLGTIPYMTPSGTFCINGAERVVVSQLHRSPGVFFGQSFHANGTKLYSARVIPFKGSWIEFATDINSVMYAYIDRKKKLPVTTLFRAIGFERDKDILEIFDLAEEVKVTKSGLKKVLGRKLAARVLNTWYEDFVDEDTGEVVSIERNEIVLDRDTELEKEHIEEILETGTKTILLHKEDNSTGDYAIIHNTLQKDPTNSEKEAVEHIYRQLRNAEPPDEETARGIIDKLFFSDQRYNLGEVGRYRMNKKLGLDIAMDKQVLTKEDIITIIKYLIELINSKAEIDDIDHLSNRRVRTVGEQLSQQFGVGLARMARTIRERMNVRDNEVFTPIDLINAKTLSSVINSFFGTNQLSQFMDQTNPLAEITHKRRLSALGPGGLSRERAGFEVRDVHYTHYGRLCPIETPEGPNIGLISSLSVYAKVNALGFIETPYRKVDDGKINLDESPIYLSAEEEEGMKIAQANIPLDDKGNIEAERVIARLEGDFPVEDPKNVNYIDVAPNQISSISASLIPFLEHDDANRALMGSNMMRQAVPLLRVDSPIVGTGLERQVASDSRVLINAEGAGTVEYVDANMVTIKYDRSEEERQVSFDSDSKSYNLIKFRKTNQGTSINLKPIVKVGDRVERGQVLCQGYATEAGELALGRNMKVAFMPWKGYNFEDAIVISEKVVREDIFTSIHVDEYSLDVRDTKLGNEELTNDIPNVSEEATKDLDEYGMIRIGAEVKPGDILIGKITPKGESDPTPEEKLLRAIFGDKAGDVKDASLKASPSLNGVVIDKKLFERAIKDKRKRAQDKEDIARLEVEYDAKFDDLKAVLVEKLFNLIGGKTAQGVKNDLGEDILPKGKKYTLKMLNSVEDYTHLTQGTWTTDDELNSMVADLIHNYKIKENDLQGNLRREKFTISVGDELPAGIIKLAKIYIAKKRKLKVGDKMAGRHGNKGIVARIVREEDMPFLEDGTPVDIVLNPLGVPSRMNIGQIYETVLGWAGQKLGRKFATPIFDGATLDQINELTDEAGIPRFGHTHLYDGGTGDRFDQPATVGVIYMLKLGHMVDDKMHARSIGPYSLITQQPLGGKAQFGGQRFGEMEVWALEAYGASSTLREILTVKSDDVIGRAKTYESIVKGEPMPEPGLRESFNVLMHELKGLGLDIRLEE